The Candidatus Obscuribacter sp. genome has a segment encoding these proteins:
- a CDS encoding tetratricopeptide repeat protein: MIKHNRFVERAALLIACCTVIYGFSTASPVLAQATTPEQIAEQSKAVISKITKMIKANPDDADLYYMRAAAKVMGEDYAGALPDLAKARDKGTKKYEYEVYELLGMCHTMLKDYDEALVCYDRALSLKPSQAVSYSNRGSAYGKLNRFREAIGDFNTAIKLDSSMGDPYEGIGECYCKGGQYAYAITYLSKAISRDRENFESYYYRGCAYQKLGQAQAAAKDFAEAKRLGYEPGKPYFHGAKE, encoded by the coding sequence GTGATAAAGCACAATAGATTTGTTGAGAGAGCGGCACTGTTAATTGCCTGTTGCACAGTCATCTATGGCTTTAGCACTGCCTCACCGGTCCTGGCACAGGCCACTACCCCTGAGCAAATTGCTGAGCAAAGTAAGGCTGTAATAAGCAAGATCACAAAGATGATCAAAGCCAATCCTGATGATGCCGATTTGTATTACATGCGGGCAGCAGCCAAAGTAATGGGCGAGGACTATGCCGGCGCCCTGCCAGATCTGGCCAAAGCGCGCGACAAAGGCACAAAAAAGTACGAATACGAAGTCTACGAATTACTCGGCATGTGTCATACCATGCTAAAAGACTACGACGAAGCACTGGTTTGCTATGACCGTGCCCTGTCACTTAAGCCATCGCAAGCTGTGAGCTATAGCAACCGCGGCAGTGCTTATGGCAAGCTCAACCGTTTTAGAGAAGCTATTGGTGACTTTAACACCGCCATAAAACTGGACTCAAGCATGGGCGACCCCTACGAAGGCATCGGCGAATGTTATTGCAAAGGCGGTCAATATGCCTATGCCATCACGTATTTAAGCAAAGCCATTAGCAGAGACCGCGAAAATTTTGAGTCATACTATTACCGCGGCTGCGCCTATCAAAAGCTAGGACAGGCGCAAGCTGCCGCCAAAGATTTTGCCGAGGCCAAACGTCTGGGCTATGAGCCAGGCAAGCCATATTTCCATGGCGCAAAAGAGTAA
- a CDS encoding tetratricopeptide repeat protein, with product MSDAYSNLGECYMRSGQYAYALQYFDKGISRDPKNFEAIYLRGTIYQKLGKAQAAAKDFAEAKRLGYEPGKTYFHEIF from the coding sequence TTGAGCGATGCCTATTCCAACCTCGGTGAGTGCTATATGAGAAGTGGGCAGTACGCCTACGCGCTTCAATACTTCGACAAAGGAATATCCAGAGATCCAAAAAACTTTGAAGCTATTTACCTACGCGGCACAATCTATCAAAAACTTGGTAAAGCGCAAGCTGCCGCTAAGGACTTTGCCGAAGCAAAACGACTTGGCTATGAACCAGGCAAGACTTATTTTCATGAAATATTTTAA
- a CDS encoding response regulator transcription factor yields the protein MAKILLVDDDEDLSSTVVLSLNAEMHTVDSVHCGEDGLSLLAVYEYDAIVLDLQMPGIGGLEVLSQYRSKGGCAPVLILTGKSHVNDKEIGLDTGADDYLTKPFSLRELAARLRALLRRPKPVKSNNLVHGDIVLDTQICQLTKNGVVQKMQPRDLALLEFFLRNPNQVFSIDTLLARVWNFEAQATADGLRTAISRIRKVVDDENVSDSIIENVPKLGYRLRS from the coding sequence ATGGCAAAAATTCTTCTGGTTGATGACGATGAAGATCTCTCATCAACAGTAGTTTTATCACTAAATGCTGAAATGCATACAGTGGACTCTGTGCATTGCGGCGAGGACGGACTCAGTCTTTTGGCTGTATACGAATACGATGCTATTGTCCTTGATCTGCAAATGCCAGGTATCGGTGGGCTGGAAGTACTCAGTCAATACCGCAGCAAAGGTGGTTGTGCGCCGGTATTGATCTTAACTGGTAAATCACACGTCAATGATAAGGAAATCGGGCTTGATACAGGTGCCGATGACTATCTGACCAAACCCTTTTCACTGCGCGAACTAGCTGCGCGTTTGCGTGCTCTCCTGCGCCGCCCCAAGCCGGTAAAGTCTAATAATCTTGTTCATGGCGACATTGTCCTGGACACACAGATTTGCCAGCTCACCAAAAATGGTGTCGTCCAGAAGATGCAACCAAGAGACCTGGCGTTGCTTGAGTTTTTTCTTCGCAATCCCAATCAGGTTTTTTCGATTGATACTTTGCTTGCTCGTGTCTGGAATTTTGAGGCACAGGCGACTGCCGATGGACTGAGAACCGCTATAAGTCGCATTCGGAAGGTGGTTGATGATGAGAATGTCAGCGACTCGATTATCGAAAATGTCCCAAAGTTGGGTTACAGGTTGCGCAGTTAA